The genomic region CCGCATTCGGCTTCGGAATTTTCACGGAAGTCTGTTGTTGCGTTTTTGCGATGATTTCCTGAAGGGAAATCTTTTTAACGGGAGGAGGAGTTGCAGGACGAGAAGGATTTGGATTCGCATTTTGTGGAACCCTGCGCGGAGCCGGATGAGAAACGTGTTTGTGTTTTTGAGCTTCATTCGGAGATTCTAATGTGATTCTAACGAGCTCCGCTCTGCGAGTGGTTCGGTTGAATCGAAGCGCGAAACGGTTTCCCTGTTTATCGATGAACTTCTGATTGAGTTGATCCAAAGAAAGAGCGTTTGGATCGACGGAAGAGATGGAATCGACTACGATGTATTCGGATCGTTTTAACATGCAAAACCTTCGGGAAGAATCCCATTTACGGACGAAGAAGAATCAAAACTAAGCGCACGATGTTCGTCGAAAAGAAAAGAATTCGATTCGTGAAAAGGGCGAATATAAAAATCCAAGTAAACGTTTTGCAGAATTTCTTCCATGAGAGAGTAGAGCGAACGGGAACTATGGAAGCAGTACGTGAAGATCTGTAAATAAGAAGTTTCCTGAATTATAAACGAGGTGGAAACTTTTTCCCTTTCCATCGACAAAAAACATCTCCCTGAGTTTTCGAAGTCCTGCAAAAGAAGAATTCCCAATTCCGCAAGTTCCGAAAGATTCACTTCTTCTACTTGAAGACGGGAAAAAAAGTCCCGATCCAATGGAATAGTCAGAAAAATATTTCCAAAACGGTTTCGTATCATTTTTTATCCTCCGTTTGGAGCGGTTCCGGGACAAAGCGCGGCGGAATTTGCGGAGTTTTTTGCGGCTTTTAATTTTCAAAGAAATGACGTTTCCAACACGGAATTTTCCAAGAATTCATTTGACAGGGGGTAGGGTACAGAAAACCTGGAAACACTTATTCGATAGGAAGTGTAAGCCTTGGCTAATATCAAGTCTTCAGAAAAGGACATTCGAAGAACAAAACGCAGAAATGCGGCCAATTCTCAGAATAGATCCAGGCTCAGAACTCAAGCTAAAAAAGTTCTGAAAGCCATCAAAGAAAAAGACCAAAAAGCGGCGTCTGCTCTCTTTGTAGAGTACACCTCTCTTTTGGACAAAGCTGCTAAAACAAACCTGATCCATTCTAAAAACGCTGATAGAAAAAAAAGTAGAATGGCAAAACGCCTCAACGCGGTATCCGCAGCCTAAAAAAACGGAATTATAGAGGGCGATTAGCTCAGCTGGTAGAGCGCCTGCCTTACAAGCAGGATGTCGGCAGTTCGATCCTGTCATCGCCCACACCCTTTCTTCCGAAAAAACCCCCTAAAACTCCATGAATACAAAAAACCCCGTATTCAATCATCCTGACTTGATGGTTTCGGTATCCGGGATTCGAGGAATTATTCCTACAGGACTTTCTCCTGAAGTTATTTTTGACGCTCTGCGTGCATTCGGCACCTGGATCGAAGGATCCAAAATCGTAATCGGACGAGATTCTCGTCCATCCGGTCCTTATATAGAAAACATCGCCCTCGGTTTGATGCAGGCGATGGGAAAAGACGTTTTACAACTCGGAATCGTTCCGACCCCTACGGTCAAAGCCGTGGTCAATCTTTCCAAAGCGGGGGGCGGAATTATGATCAGCGCCTCGCACAACCCGATCATCTGGAACGCATTCAAATTTGTCGGCCCCGGCGGATTCTTTACCGGAGCGGCGGATTTGGAACAAATTCTGGATACGGTTCGAAATCAATCTTATCGGCCCATTCAATACAAACCCGTTTCCAAGATCGTTTCCGGGAAAGAATGGTGTGAAAAACACATCGAGTCCGTTCTCAAACGAGTGAACGTAAACGCAATTCGAAAGAAAAAATACAAGGTGCTCGTGGACGCGGTCAACGGAGCCGGAAGCACGTTAGTTCCCGAGCTTTTGGAAAGACTCGGTTGTAAGCCGATTTTACTCCATTGTAGTCCCGACGGAACGTTTCCAAGACCGCCCGAACCGACTCCGGAAGCGCTCAAACAAACCTCACGCAAAATGAAATCATCCGGCGCGGATATCGGATTCGCTTTGGATCCGGACGCGGACCGACTTGTGGTTCTTACTCCGAAGAAGGGCGCGATTTCGGAAGAATATACTCTTCCTCTCAGTTTTCTTTCTTTGAGCCTGGAAAAAACGCCTAAAAAGGCCAATATGGTCGTAAATCTTTCCACGAGTTTTATCAACGAGTTCGTGGCCGGAAAATACGGGGTTCCCGTTTCCCGTTCCAAAGTCGGAGAAGCGAATGTGGTTTCCGAAATGCTCCGACAAAAATCCATCTTCGGCGGAGAAGGAAACGGCGGCGTAATCGATCCTACGATCGCTTCTTTTGGAAGAGATTCTCTTTCGGGAATCGCGCATATCCTAAACGTGATGGCCGCAACCGGAAAGAAGATCGATTCGATCCTCGAAGAACTTCCGGCGATCCACATGCAGAAAACGAGCTTTAAAATCGCCGGAAAAAATCTCCAAGATATCTACTCAAAGTTTCGGGGAGAATTTTCTTCCTATTCCGAGGAGACTTTAGACGGTCTTAGACTGGCTTCCGAAGATTCTTGGATTCACATTCGTCCTTCTAACACGGAACCCATCATTCGAGTCATAGGTGAGGCGAGGACTAAAAAAGACCTCAATTCTCTGCTGGACCGCGCGGGAAGGCTTATGGAGAATGCCTGAATATGTGTGGAATTGTCGGTTATGCCGGTAGTA from Leptospira kmetyi serovar Malaysia str. Bejo-Iso9 harbors:
- the rpsT gene encoding 30S ribosomal protein S20 produces the protein MANIKSSEKDIRRTKRRNAANSQNRSRLRTQAKKVLKAIKEKDQKAASALFVEYTSLLDKAAKTNLIHSKNADRKKSRMAKRLNAVSAA
- the glmM gene encoding phosphoglucosamine mutase, with product MNTKNPVFNHPDLMVSVSGIRGIIPTGLSPEVIFDALRAFGTWIEGSKIVIGRDSRPSGPYIENIALGLMQAMGKDVLQLGIVPTPTVKAVVNLSKAGGGIMISASHNPIIWNAFKFVGPGGFFTGAADLEQILDTVRNQSYRPIQYKPVSKIVSGKEWCEKHIESVLKRVNVNAIRKKKYKVLVDAVNGAGSTLVPELLERLGCKPILLHCSPDGTFPRPPEPTPEALKQTSRKMKSSGADIGFALDPDADRLVVLTPKKGAISEEYTLPLSFLSLSLEKTPKKANMVVNLSTSFINEFVAGKYGVPVSRSKVGEANVVSEMLRQKSIFGGEGNGGVIDPTIASFGRDSLSGIAHILNVMAATGKKIDSILEELPAIHMQKTSFKIAGKNLQDIYSKFRGEFSSYSEETLDGLRLASEDSWIHIRPSNTEPIIRVIGEARTKKDLNSLLDRAGRLMENA